CATGGCGCCACCGCGGCTGCGTGGAGGAGAAAACGGACGGGGTTCTTCTGCGATCATGGGGGCACTGCCGGTGTTCGGGGGACACCCGTGCATACCATCCCTGAATGGAGCACCCGAGGTCTGTGACTGCAATCCCAGTTAGTCCACGCATCCCAGCGATGCTCGAGGCGATCGACGCCCGCCGCTCGGTTTCGTCCAAACACCTGGCCGAACCGGCGCCCGACGACGCGACCCTGTTACGCATGCTGCGCTCGGCCGTGCGCGTCCCCGACCACGGCAAGCGCGAGCCGTTCCGCTTCATCCGCATCGCCGGCGATGCGCGCAACGCGCTCGGCGACGCGGTCGTGGCGCGCGGCCTGGAACTGCGTCCCGATGCAGGCGAGGCGGCTGCCGGGAAGGACCGCATGCGTTTCACCCGCGCACCGCTGGTGGTGGCCGTGGTCGCGGTGCTCGACGACGCCGATACCGCGATCCCGGCGCAGGAACGCCTGCTGACCGCCGGCAGCGCGTGCTTCGCGCTGCTGCAGGCCGCGCAGGCATTCGGCTTCGGTGCCTGCTGGCTGACCGGCTGGCCGGCCTACGACGCCGAGATCCTGCGGCTGCTCGGCCTGGGCA
This Luteimonas sp. MC1572 DNA region includes the following protein-coding sequences:
- a CDS encoding nitroreductase, coding for MLEAIDARRSVSSKHLAEPAPDDATLLRMLRSAVRVPDHGKREPFRFIRIAGDARNALGDAVVARGLELRPDAGEAAAGKDRMRFTRAPLVVAVVAVLDDADTAIPAQERLLTAGSACFALLQAAQAFGFGACWLTGWPAYDAEILRLLGLGTQERIAGFIHIGTPMQEAHERERPDPAELLTDWSPPA